From Brucella anthropi ATCC 49188:
CAATTATCAAATCGCGTCGATCAGCGCATTGATATTGCTGGTGCCATCAATTGCCTTCATGTTCGTGGTCGAGCGCTTCCTCAGGGCCGATGTCCTTTCAAAAGTAGGGCGATAAAATGCCAGATAAAGAAATACAGCGAGAACAGGACAGCGCGGATAACCAGCCACGGTTCATCAGCGCGCACGAAGTCGCGCTCGAGGCAGGCGTGTCACGCTCCGCTGTGTCCCGAACCTTTACGCCTGGCGCCAGTGTTTCGCCCTCAACACGCGAGAAAGTGCTGAAAGCTGCCGAAAAGCTGGGTTATCAGGTCAACGATCTTGCACGCGGTCTTCTTGCCAATCGCAGCCGTATCGTCGGAATGATTGCGGCAGACCCGGATAGTCCTTTTCGCTCCCGCCAGATTGCAGCGCTTTCCCGTCGACTTGCAGCACGTGGCAGTGTGCCGGTGTTGATCCCGACCGGCCAGCATGGAGAAAACCTCTCTGCGGCCCACGAAACGCTGTTGCGCTATCGTGCCGAAGCGACGGTAGTTCTTTCCGGCATGCCCTCGTCGTCATTTGTCGATCTTGCCCAACGAAACGGCCAGACCCTGATCCTCGTCGGACGAACCGAAGAGGGAGCCGATCATATTCACATCAACAATCGACTAGCCGCCGAAACGGCTGTCGAAATTTTCGCGGCACGAGGCATGAAAAAGCTTGGCCTCATAACGTCGAATGTCGGTAGTCTCAATCTGATTGAACGTGAGGAAGCATTCATCGCCAAAGGCAAAAGCCTTGGATTGAGCGTCAGCGTACAGCGCGGTGACCTGACCGACTATGACGGCGGTTACGGCGCGGCCTCCTTACTCCTCGGCGAGCGAGAGCGCGTCGAAGGCGTGTTTTGCGTCAACGACCTTATGGCTTTCGGCCTGATGGACTGCGCACGCGATGTCTTCAATCTCTCTATTCCTGACGATATTTCGGTTATCGGCTTCGATAATGTCACGGAAGCACGCTGGGGGGCCTACCGGCTGACAACATTCGATCAGAATGCTGAACGCCTTTCCGCCGAAATCATCCGTCTGCTTGACGAGAGACAGGCCGCACCAAATGCGCTGCCTCAGACAGTTGTGCTCGAACTACCGCTCATATTGCGGAACAGCGTCAGGCCACTTAAAAACGAACGCGGCGTTCGAGGGATGCCAAATCAATGACTTTCCACTCCATCTGGTTGCGTCCTGCACGCGATGACCTCAAATTTCTGGAATCCATCGTTGCAGAACTGGCTGGCCACTTTGCTTCGCCCGTATTTGAACCACATGCGACACTTGTACCCGATATGAAACGCTCGGCAGACGAACTGCTGCCGCTGGTGCTCAGCCTTGCGGTTGGTCGCAAACCTCTGGATATTCTCATTGAGAACGTGACCGGAACCGAGGCTTATTTCCGCTCTTTCTACGCCACGCTGCAGAAAACACCTGCACTCATGGCACTGAAACAGGATTCACTAGGTATATCTGGAGAGAACGACATCTCGACTTTCCTTCCACATGTTTCGCTTGCCTATGGCGTTGCTGATCGAGCTTCGCGCGAAACAGAGATGGCTCGCCTAGCAAGATCACTTGCTGGTCGTAATCTACGCTTCGACCGAATGGTGATCGTCAGTTCTTCAAGCGAGACACCAATCGATCAATGGATCGTCAAACACGAAATTTATCTTGCCGGATAGAAAAAGCCTGCCAGTCGGCAGGCTCTCTATACGTCCTCTCGGCTCTAAAGCGGACGCGGATACTGCCTGTAAACCTTTTCGATATCAGTCAGGACATCTTCCGACAGTTTGACTTGATGGGCCGCGATATCGGTCTTCAACTGATCTACAGTCGTTGCACCTATGATGGCCGAGGTCATAAACGGGCGTGTCAGTGTAAAGGCAATCGCCATCTGGGCGATGTCGAGACCGTGCTTCTTCGCAACATCGATATAGGCGCGAATTGCGGGCTCTGAGTGAACATTGTTCCGCCAGATGCCGCCTTCGGAAATGACCGCGCGCGAACCGGCGGGCAACCTGCCGCCCAGATATTTCCCGGTCAGAACGCCAGCTGCAAGCGTCGAATAAGCAAGCAGTCCAACGTCTTCGCAGAGCGCCAGCTCTGCCATGTCAAAATCGAACTGGCGCTGCAGAAGACTATATTCGTTCTGGATTGAGGCGATGCGTGGCAGACTGTGCTGCTCCGCCAACCGAAGCCACTGCATCGTTCCCCAGGCTGTCTCATTGGAAAGACCGATATGCCTGATCTTTCCGTCGCGAACCATGTCTCCGAGCCCGAGCAGAACATCATGCATCTGTTGGGTTTCTGCCGTTCCATCCGTGTTGGACGGATCAAAGCTCCAGCTCTGGCCAAAATGGTAGTGAGCGCGCATCGGCCAATGGACCTGATAGAGGTCAATGTAGTCCGTCTGAAGCCGTTTCAGACTGTTCTCCACCGCCTCGCGAACACTGGTTCGGCTTGGCCTGGCGCCGTCTCGAATCCACTTCTGCCTACCGCCACCGGCGATCTTGCTCGCCAGTACGATCTTGTCACGTTTTCCAGATTTCTTGAACCAACTGCCAATGTAGGTCTCTGTCTTGCCATAGCTTTCTGGACTCATCGGAATGGCATATCCCTCGGCAGTATCAATAAAATTGATACCAGCATCGAGAGCAATGTCGAGCTGCTCATGAGCATCGGACTCGGTATTCTGTACACCCCAGGTCATGGTGCCGAGGCAAATTTCAGTGACAGTAAGGCCGGTACGGCCCAAAGGCTTCATTTTCACGAGAATTTTCCGGATCGATTGTTCGCAACTGCGCGATATGAGAATGGGGCCAATTGATAGCCCCACTCTTCCGTAACTGACAAGCCTGTCACGAAAGTTTTAGATAAAACTATAGAAACCTTTCAGCCGAATAAGGTTTCGGATCGACAAACGGTTCTTCTCCGACAAGCATCTCAGCAAGCAAACGCCCTGTCGCAGGTCCAAGCGTCAAACCGTGATGAGCATGGCCGAAATTGAACCATAGTCCCTTATGTTTTGGCGCCGCCCCAATAACGGGACGCATATCCGGCAAGCAAGGGCGCAATCCAAGCCACGGCGTCGTTTCGATGGCGTCTCCCAACTGGGGCACAAGCTTGCGCGCTATTTTCTCGTCCTTCTTGAGCTGTATATAGTTGGCAGGCGCATCCGGTGAAGCGAACTCTATGCCTGTCGACAGCCGCACACCCTGCACCATTGGGGCAAGAACATAGCCCGCTTCTTCATCCACCACTGTATGACCGAGCCGCGAGCCATCCTTCATGGTGAAATGAAGATGATGACCACGCTTGATGCCAAGCGGGACCGGATAGCCGAATTTTCGGAAGATGAGGCCGGATTGCGGACCAAGCGCCACGACAACATCGCGCGCATGGACGACCGCCTCCTCCGTCGTCACCTGCCAGCCACTCTCATTCTGTGCCAGGCTAACAGCATCTCCGTGAGCAACGACGCCGCCATTCCTGTGGAACAGATCAGCGTAGGCTTTAACCAGCCCACCCGGGTTCACAACAGTCTTGGGGTCAAGCCAGTGAATGCCACCAGCCACATCGCCAAGCGACGGTTCACGCTGGCGCAAGGCTGCCGCATCCAGAATATCATAAGACAGTTTGAAGTGCTGCAAACCGGGCAAACGGCGCACTGCTGCGTCGAATGCAGAAGATGACCGGAACACCTCGATCCATCCTTGCGACCGGATCAACCGTTCACTGCCCGACTGGGTTACCAGAGTATCATGCTCGCGAACACTCGCTTCAATCAAGGGCAGCATGGCATTCGTGGCAGTCATCAACCGCTCTGGCGACGATTCCCGCCAATATTGAAACAGCCAGCGAGCCATCTTCGGTATGTAAAACGGGCTGTAGCGAACGTCTGAGCGACGGTTCATCCCGTACCGCACGAGCGTCCAGAAGCCTTGCGGAAAGGAATAGGGAATGACGCTTGATCGCTCGATCAGACCGGCATTGCCGAAACTGGTACCATTTCCGGGCTCGCCTTTGTCAATCAGGCAGACAGAACGACCTCGCGCCTGCAGATGTAGTGCCGTGGACACGCCAACAATACCGGCGCCCAGAACGATGACATCTTGTTGCTGAATCGGCATTTCCGGCATCCACCAAACCAAACAAATAAACGCGCCGATTGCAGCCGGCGCGTTGTTGCTTACAGCAAAGAGCTGTATCTTTTACAAGCAATCAGTAGATGTCGAAGTCGAAATATTTCTTCACGATCGTGGCATAGGTTCCATCGTCGCGAATTTTCTTGATTGCCGCATTGAACTGTTCGCGTAGATCGTCATCGCCCTGACGGAGCGCAATTCCGGTATCGGTCTGCGTGCCGGGAATATCGCCGATAAGCTTGCAACAATCCGCACCATCACCCTTGATCCAGTCAGAAATCGGGAATTTGTCGGAAACAACCGCATCAAGCCGCCCATTCTTCAGGTCAGCATTGGCTTCGTCGGCAGTCGGGTAAAGCTTAACATCAGCGCCAGCCTTGCCGTAGACATCCTCCGCATAATTGCCCTGCGTCGTCGATCCCTGAGCGCCAACCGACTTTCCCTTGAATGCTTCGGCATCCAGCGATGTGATCGGGCTATCCTTCGACACGGCAACGGAAAGTGGTGTGGAATAGTATTTGTCCGTGAACGCAACTTCCTTCTTGCGCTCTTCCGTGATGCTCATCGATGCAATGACCGCATCGAACTTGTTCGACTTCAGGCCGGGAATCATCCCGTCCCAGTCGTTAGCAACAATCGTGCACTTGGCATCCATCGCCTTGCACAGGGCATTGGCTATTTCGACATCAAGTCCCTGAAGCGAACCGTCCGCCGCCACGAAATTGAAAGGTGGATACGCTCCTTCGGTGGCGATGCGGATTTCTTTCCATTCTTTGGCCTGCGCCGGCAAGGCAGCGATTACAGATGCTACGCCCGCAAATAGGATGGCTTTCAACATAACTATTCCCCTTACTGTTTTGTTATCGTTGTAATTGGCAGGGCACCCCCCGCGAATGGTAGCGTCTGATTTCATGCGCTTGCCATGACTGAAGCACCGGACGCCTTCCACTGCAAGCAGGTTTTGAAGACGCCCGGAGTCTAATTTGTCACATCAATAGATGTCGAAATCGAAATACTTCTTGCGGATCGTTTCGTAGGTGCCGTCGTCACGGATTTTCTTGATTGCGGCGTTGAACTGTTCACGCAGATCGTCGTCACCCTTGCGCAGGGCAACGGCGATCTTCGTTTCAGAACCCGGAATATCACCAAGGAACTTGCAGCAGTTTGCGCCCTGCTTTTTCAGCCAATCTGCGGCGAGGAATTTGTCGGCAGCGATCGCGTCCAGACGACCGCTTTCGAGATCAGCATTGGCTTCGTCAGCCGTCGGGTAAAGCTTCACATCCGCGCCTGCCTTGCCGTAGACATCATCAGCATAGTTGCCCTGCGTGGTGCCAGCCTGTGCGCCAACCGTCTTTCCATCGAATGCCGACGGATCGAGCGAAGTCATATCCGTATCCTTCGGCACGACAACCGCAAGCGGCGTCGTGTAATAGCGCTCGGTGAAGGCAACCTGCTTTTCGCGCTCTTCGGTGATGGCCATCGAAGCGATGACTGCATCGAACTTGTTGGCCTGCAGGCCCGGGATCATGCCGTCCCAATCATTGGCGACAATCGTGCACTTGGCTTCCATCGCTTTGCAAAGCGCATTTGCGATATCAAGATCGAAACCTTCAAGCTTGCCATCTGGAGACATGTAGTTGAACGGCGGATATGCACCTTCGCTGGCGATACGGATTTCTTTCCATTCCTTTGCCTGAACAGGCAAAGCGAGGAAGACGGAGGCCAGACCGGCCAGCAAAACTGATTTCAACATGACTTTCCTACTTCTTTAGAAGCGCACCCGAGAACTGTGAAACGGTTCTCAGTCAAGATGCGCCGGTAGACACACATAAGGCGGAGTAGCACATCCATCCGCCAGTCTGGATTGGGCAATGCGCTTAAACCCGATCCGATTCAATTGCGACTTTGATAGGACAGATTGACTGAATACCAAAACGCAAAAAGGGTCTGCTGCGTACCAGCGCAACAGACCCCGCATTCATGCGGCAGAAGCTATCAGGCAACCATACGTGCGCAATGATCTTCTTGTGCATATGCCTTGCCAAAGCGGTTCGAAAGGAATGCTTCGAGCGTAATGTCTTCCTGGCGGATAAAGCCCTGCTGCGGAAGATCACCCTTGGCCAGCATGTCGAGCACAGCGCAGATCGCCGAAGCCGTGGTAATCTGGATGCCCGAGCGAATGATCTTGCCAACCGGAGCGGCATAAACCTTGTTTGCGTAGGTTTCCTGAACCAGACGGCCGTTCTTGGTGCCGGAAACGGTCACAAAAATCACCACGACGTCCTGAAGAGTCGTCGGCAGGGCATTTTCGAAGATGTCCTTGAGCACTTCACGGCGATGACGCAGGCCGAGATCGTTGAGGAGCGCCTTCATCAGCGCAACGTGACCCGGGTAGCGGATGGTGCGGTAGTTGAGCGTGCGAACTTTGCCTTCCAGCGTTTCGCAGAGCGTGCCGAGGCCACCGGAGGTGTTGAAAGCTTCGTAGGTAACGCCGTCGAGCGAGAACTCTTCGCGTTCTTCGAGAGCAGGAACTTCGCTCAGCTCGCCATTCACGATGGCTTCGCACGGCTCGATATATTCGTTGATGACGCCGTCGGTGCTCCAGGTCAGATTGTAGTTCAGAGCATTCGAAGGGTACTGCGGCAGAGCGCCAACGCGCATACGAACGCTGTCGAGCTTGTCGAAACGCTTCGCCAGATCATAGGCAACGATGGAGATGAATCCAGGAGCAAGGCCACATTGCGGAATGAAAGCGGTCTTGGCTTCCTTCGCCAGTTCCTTGACGCGGCGTGTGCTGGCAACATCTTCGGTCAGGTCGAGATAATGAACACCTGCCTTAGCAGCAGCTTCGGCGATACGGGTCGTCAGATGGAATGGAGCGGCGCTGAGTACAGCGAACTTTCCGGTCAGAGCAGTTTCAAGAGCCTTGGCATCTTCAATATCAAGCGCCTGCGTCTTGACTTCTGCGCCCGATTCCAGTGCATCGAGCTGCGCCTGAGAGCGGTCGACAACGGTAACGGCATACTCGCCTGTGGAAGCGAGAAGATCGGCAATGGTGGCACCGATTTTGCCTGCGCCGACAACTACGATCTCTTTCATATAACTTTCCCCTTGGAATGCAATTCGGATATGCAAGAATCGCATAGTTCTATGCAAAAAGAAGCATACAAACTGACGATATGACGTTGTTTGTTTGCACATATTGACGTATTTAATATGCATTATGACGACAGAAGCCGATCTTACCCTCATCGCCCTCCTCCGTGAAAATGCCCGCGCCTCGACAGCTGACCTCGCACGGCGCCTCGGAGTGTCCCGAACTACTGTCCAAAGCCGCATCGAAAAGCTTGAGAAACGCGGAGTTATAGAGGGCTACACGGTACGAATCGCACCGGAATTCGAGCGTGATCTGGTTCGCGCTCATGTACTGGTGACCGCACTACCCAAGCTCGCGCCCAAAGTCGAAACAGTTCTGCGCGGCATGATGGCCGTTCGCTCGCTCCATTCCGTCAGCGGGCATTTCGATATGATCGCCGTTGTGGAAGCTCCTTCTATACAGGAACTCGACGCCGTTCTGGATCGTATAGGCGCGCTGGAAGGCGTTGAGCGCACGATGTCATCCATCATCCTTTCGACGCGGATCGATCGCTGAGGCACAAAGATTAGTACGGCAGCAAACGAGATCCCTCGCACCTATCAGATGGAGATTGCTCCACTGGAGCGCTTTCGGCGAAAGAGCATCGCCGCAAGGCCTAAAAGCACGGTGCCTGCGATGAACAAAAATGCTGCGGCAGCGATAGCCGGACTGATATTTTCTCGAATTGTCGAAAACATCTGGCGTGCCAAAGTACGCTGATTTGGACCAGCGACGAACAGCGTCAGCACAACCTCGTCCAATGAAGTCGCGAACGCCAATACTGCACCAGACGCGATGCCCGGCATGGCGAGCGGAAGTGTGACTTTACGAAAAACTGTCAGAGGCGATGCGCCAAGGCTTTCGGCTGCCAATTCAACACGGCGGTCGATACCTGCCAGAGCACCCGTAACGCTCACCAGAACAAAGGGGATCGAAATCACTGTATGCGCAACAATCACACCGAGATAGGAATTCGCTATTCCGAGCCGGACAAACAATAGCTGCATACCGACGCCCATAACCACGGCGGGAACGACCATGGGCAACAGGAACAAAGTTTTAATGGGGCCTAAAAGAAACAAAATCCTGCTGCGCAGGCCAAGTGCTGCCATCGTTCCCAGCACAGTCGCCAAAATCGTTGTTCCTGATCCGATAATAAGGCTGTTGACGATTGCGCGCCGCCAGACATCCGCCGTGGCGAGTTCTTCAAACCAGCGCACTGACCAGCCGGGCACTGGATAGGTCAGAAACACGCTGGATGTGAATGCAAGTGGAAGAATTGCAAACAGCGGAGCAATCAAAAAGACCACCGCGGCCACACCGAACAGGATTTTCGCGAAACGCCCCATGTTCATGCTCTCCCCCGCTCGTCAGCGGTGAGCCGTCCGTAAACGGCATAGAGTACGAGACAGGCGACGAGCAACACGAGCCCCAATGCACCAGCCATACCCCAGTTGGCCGAACCGGTTGCGTAATAGGCGATGATCGAGCTTATCATCTGGTCGCCCGGTCCACCGATCAGAGCCGGAGTTATATAGTAGCCAATAGCGCTCATGAACACGAGCAGCATGCCAGACAGGATGCCACGCATACTTAAAGGCAGTAGTACCCGCACGAAAGCCCTCCAAGGCGGTGCGCCGAGCGATGCAGCAGCCGGCATGAGATTGCTCGGGATCGATACAAGAACGCTATAAATCGGCAGCACCATGAACGGCAAAAGTACATGGGTCATGGCTATCACTACCCCTGCCCTGTTGAAGATCAACGGTAGCGGTCCATCGGTGACGCCAAGCCAGATCAACGTATCGTTGATAAGTCCCTTATCCTGTAGAAGAATGAACCAGGCAGCAGTACGCACCAGCAATGATGTCCACAACGGCAACAGAACTGCCGCAAAAAGCACACTCCTGATCCAGCCTGAGGATGATGTGAGCAAGACGGCATAGGGATAGCCAATTATTGCACAGGCAAGTGTCACCAGCGCGGCAATCCAGAACGTGCGCAGCATAATCGCCCGGTTGGCCGATGTACCGGGCGCCATTGAAACAATTTTTCCGGATGTATCGCGCTCCATATCGACCGCCGCGAGCAGGTTGCGATCAGTTGTTGGTGAAAGCGCATTCGCAATAGCATGCCAAAACTCCGGTCGGCTCCATCGTTTGTCGATCATTTCCAGGTCAGGAACAGGATCGCCCTTCTCGATGGCTGAAAGTGTTTTGCTCATCAAGGTACGAAAGCCCGATTGGGCGCTGTTCAAGCGGCGGACCATGTCGCCTACGGCCTGCTGGTCGGTCGAAGCCTTCAGGTCTGCCACGAGCGCCTGTTTCATTTCAGGTGATGGAGCCGATTGTCCGTCCCAAAGAGTTACAGCCTCGGCGGTCTGGGGGAGAACACGCAAAACCGCCGTATCGGACACGGCCTGTTTCATCATCACCCCAAGTGGCCACAGAAAAAACAAGACAATGAAAACAAGCAGGGGCGCGATCAGAAATATCGCTCGGACAGTTTTGCCGAATGGAACCGTCATGCTGCAATAGTCCAGCAATCAGCAGCATTGAACCCCGCTACGACATCTGTTCCAGCCGCCCATTCACGCGCTTTCCTGTCAAGACGCACAATAAAGTCATGAGCACTGGCATCCAGCTGGATACGCAGATGGTCCCCTTGATAGACACTGTCGATCACACGTGTTTTAAGAAGATTGTCTGAACCACCTTCCCCGCCCAGTTCGATGCGCTCGGGCCGGATGGACAGAAGAACTTTCTGTCCCGCCCCCAACGTTCCCTTCGATGATGCGGTTAGTGTGCCGCCATCCTTCAGACGAATGAAAGCGCTCGTACCTTCCACCCGCTCGACCGTTCCTTCAGCAAGATTGGTTTCGCCTATAAATTCGGCGACGAAACGGGTCTGCGGCTCATCATAAATTGCACGCGGCGTGCCAATCTGTTCGATTTTTCCTTTGTTGAAGACAGCGATCCGGTCCGACATAGTCAGCGCTTCGCTTTGATCATGGGTGACAAAGACAATCGTCAGTCCTAACCGGCCATGCAACGCACGAATGTCAAGTTGCATCTGTTCACGCAGCTGCTTGTCGAGCGCGCCAAGCGGCTCGTCCATCAGGACCACGCCCGGCTCGAAAACCAGTGCACGGGCGAGCGCCACGCGTTGTTGCTGTCCGCCAGAGAGTTGCGATGGCTTGCGTTCACGCATTGTGGAGAGCTGAACCATATCGAGCACCTTATCCACCAGCTTGCCAATCTCTGCTTTCCCAACACCTCGCATCTGAAGCGGAAAGGCGACATTCTCGCCAACTGTCATATGGGGGAAAAGCGCGTAGTTCTGAAAAACCACTCCCATGTTGCGCTTGTATGAAGGAACCGTATTGATTGCCTTGCCATCGACATGGATTGCTCCACTGCTTGGACTTTCAAACCCGGCAAGCATCATCAAAAGCGTCGTCTTGCCTGAACCGGAAGGACCAAGAAGGCTCACGAATTCACCTCGATCAATATCGAGGTTCAAACCATCTATAACTTTGAAATCACCGTAGGATTTGCTGATATTCTCGAAGCGGATGCGGCAGTCCGTCAATGAATCACTCCATCTTCCGGAAAACAGGGAAACCCCGCCGATATTGCACCGACGGGGCCATGACTGTGAATTATTGCGCCAGCCAGGCGTTGAAGCGCTTCGTCAACTCTTCGGAATTATCGATCCAGAAATCCACGTTAAGAGGAAGGGCGTCTTTCAGATTGGCTTCCGCCGTTGGAAGATCCGATGCGAATTCCGCAGGCACCTTGCTTGCAGCTTCCTTGTTCGGCAGACCGTAAGCGACATATTTCGGCAGCTTCACCTGATTGTCGGGCTGGCTGGCAAAAGCAATGAAATCCAGCCCTGCATCCTTGTTCTCGGCATCTTTCAGGATCACCCAGCTATCGACAGCATAAATGCTGCCCGGCCAGACCACCTTGAAGTTCTTGCCTTCGCTCCTGTTTATGCCCGTGATGCGCCCATTATAAGCTGATGCCATCACAACTTCATCCGAGGCCAGCAATTGCAGTGGTTGTGCCCCTGCTTCCCACCAGACGATATTCGGCTTCAATTCATCAAGTTTTTTGAACGCGCGATCCACGCCCTCCGGGGTTGAGAGCACATCATAGACCTCATCCTTGCTGACCCCGTCGGCGAGGAGAGCGAATTCAAGCGTATACTTGGCACCCTTACGCAAGGAGCGCTTGCCTGGAAACTTCTTCACATCCCAGAAATCAGCCCAGGATTGTGGGCCATCTTTCAGCTTGTCCGCATTATAGGCGATTGCTGTCGACCACACGATTGCCCCTACACCGCAATCATTGACCGCACTGTCGAGGAACTTGTCCTTGCCGCCAACCTTGTCCCAATCAATCTTCTCGTAAAGACCGTCAGCACAGCCGAGAGCAAGTTCTTCGGCTTCTACCTGCACGACATCCCAGTTGGGTTTTCCTGCTTTCACCTTCGCCTGAACGACGCCGTAACCACCGTCCCAGGATTCATCTAGCAAAGGTTTGCCGGTCTTCTCGGAAAAAGGTTTGAAGTAAATTTCACGCTGGGCGTCCTGATAGTTGCCACCCCAAGACACGACCGTCAGGTCGCGAGCAGCAGCGGAGCCAGTATAAAGTGCGGTTGCGAGGAGTCCGCCCATCAGGGCAAGGCGAGCAATTTTCATCGACATGTTCCCCATTTTGGTTCGGCGGGTTGTTCCCGCCGTTGTGTAATGAGGTCATGCTAACTTGATCGGTAGTCGTGGGCAATATTGTAGTCGCCCAACAATGCAAAAGTAGTATCTGCCCAGCTAGATGTGACAAATCCGGGCGGGAAAGCACCCGGATATGTGATCTAGTTATTGTCAGACGCGTTCCAGCGCAATGGCGATCCCCTGCCCGACGCCGATGCACATCGTTGCAAGAGCGTATTTGCCGCCATTGAGCGCGAGTTCGAGCGCCGCCGTACCCGCGATACGCGCCCCGGACATGCCGAGCGGATGCCCGAGCGCAATACCACCACCGTTCGGATTGACGCGTTCATCGTCATCAGCAATTCCAAGATCGCGCAACACTGCCAGTCCCTGCGACGCAAATGCTTCGTTCAGTTCAATCACATCGAATGCATCGGGTGCGATACCAATACGTGCAGATAGTTTCTTTGTCGCCGGAGCGGGACCAATACCCATGATGCGCGGAGGAACACCCGCCGTGGCGCCGCCCATAATATGGGCAATCGGTGTGAGGCCGTATTTCTTGATGGCTGCTTCAGATGCGATGATAAGCGCGGCAGCTCCATCATTGACACCGGAAGCGTTACCCGCCGTCACAGTGCCCCCCTCACGAAAGGGTGTGCCCAACTTCGCCAGTGCTTCCAGGCTCGTGGCGCGAGGGTGTTCATCCTTAACGACAACGACCGGATCGCCCTTGCGTTGCGAGATCGTGACCGCAACGATTTCCTTTGCAAGGCGTCCATTGGCTTGCGCGGCTGCCGCCTTTTCCTGACTGCGAAGTGCAAAAGCGTCCTGATCCTGCCGCGAGACGTTGAAATCTTCGGCAACATTTTCACCCGTTTCAGGCATAGAATCGACACCATACTGTTTCTTCATCAAAGGGTTGATGAACCGCCAGCCGATTGTGGTATCGAAGATTTCCGCCTTGCGTGAAAATGCAATGTCGGCCTTAGGCATGACAAAGGGGGCGCGGCTCATGCTCTCCACACCGCCAGCAACGAGCAGTTCCGCCTCACCAGCCCTGATAGCGCGTGCAGCCGTTATGACTGCATCCATCCCGGAACCGCAGAGACGGTTGATCGTCGTTCCAGACACTCCTACCGGCAGCCCGGCCAGAAGCAGCGACATGCGCGCAACATTGCGGTTGTCTTCCCCCGCCTGATTGGCCGAGCCAAAAATCACATCGTCGACAGCTTCCCAATCGACGGAACCATTACGCTCCATAAGCGCTTTCAGCGGAATGGCGCCGAGATCGTCGGCACGCACGGAAGAAAGCGCGCCGCCATAACGACCAATGGGAGTGCGAATGTAATCGCAGATATAGGCTTCACTCATTAC
This genomic window contains:
- a CDS encoding LacI family DNA-binding transcriptional regulator encodes the protein MPDKEIQREQDSADNQPRFISAHEVALEAGVSRSAVSRTFTPGASVSPSTREKVLKAAEKLGYQVNDLARGLLANRSRIVGMIAADPDSPFRSRQIAALSRRLAARGSVPVLIPTGQHGENLSAAHETLLRYRAEATVVLSGMPSSSFVDLAQRNGQTLILVGRTEEGADHIHINNRLAAETAVEIFAARGMKKLGLITSNVGSLNLIEREEAFIAKGKSLGLSVSVQRGDLTDYDGGYGAASLLLGERERVEGVFCVNDLMAFGLMDCARDVFNLSIPDDISVIGFDNVTEARWGAYRLTTFDQNAERLSAEIIRLLDERQAAPNALPQTVVLELPLILRNSVRPLKNERGVRGMPNQ
- a CDS encoding haloacid dehalogenase encodes the protein MTFHSIWLRPARDDLKFLESIVAELAGHFASPVFEPHATLVPDMKRSADELLPLVLSLAVGRKPLDILIENVTGTEAYFRSFYATLQKTPALMALKQDSLGISGENDISTFLPHVSLAYGVADRASRETEMARLARSLAGRNLRFDRMVIVSSSSETPIDQWIVKHEIYLAG
- a CDS encoding aldo/keto reductase, with the protein product MKPLGRTGLTVTEICLGTMTWGVQNTESDAHEQLDIALDAGINFIDTAEGYAIPMSPESYGKTETYIGSWFKKSGKRDKIVLASKIAGGGRQKWIRDGARPSRTSVREAVENSLKRLQTDYIDLYQVHWPMRAHYHFGQSWSFDPSNTDGTAETQQMHDVLLGLGDMVRDGKIRHIGLSNETAWGTMQWLRLAEQHSLPRIASIQNEYSLLQRQFDFDMAELALCEDVGLLAYSTLAAGVLTGKYLGGRLPAGSRAVISEGGIWRNNVHSEPAIRAYIDVAKKHGLDIAQMAIAFTLTRPFMTSAIIGATTVDQLKTDIAAHQVKLSEDVLTDIEKVYRQYPRPL
- a CDS encoding NAD(P)/FAD-dependent oxidoreductase, with product MPIQQQDVIVLGAGIVGVSTALHLQARGRSVCLIDKGEPGNGTSFGNAGLIERSSVIPYSFPQGFWTLVRYGMNRRSDVRYSPFYIPKMARWLFQYWRESSPERLMTATNAMLPLIEASVREHDTLVTQSGSERLIRSQGWIEVFRSSSAFDAAVRRLPGLQHFKLSYDILDAAALRQREPSLGDVAGGIHWLDPKTVVNPGGLVKAYADLFHRNGGVVAHGDAVSLAQNESGWQVTTEEAVVHARDVVVALGPQSGLIFRKFGYPVPLGIKRGHHLHFTMKDGSRLGHTVVDEEAGYVLAPMVQGVRLSTGIEFASPDAPANYIQLKKDEKIARKLVPQLGDAIETTPWLGLRPCLPDMRPVIGAAPKHKGLWFNFGHAHHGLTLGPATGRLLAEMLVGEEPFVDPKPYSAERFL
- a CDS encoding ABC transporter substrate-binding protein, yielding MLKAILFAGVASVIAALPAQAKEWKEIRIATEGAYPPFNFVAADGSLQGLDVEIANALCKAMDAKCTIVANDWDGMIPGLKSNKFDAVIASMSITEERKKEVAFTDKYYSTPLSVAVSKDSPITSLDAEAFKGKSVGAQGSTTQGNYAEDVYGKAGADVKLYPTADEANADLKNGRLDAVVSDKFPISDWIKGDGADCCKLIGDIPGTQTDTGIALRQGDDDLREQFNAAIKKIRDDGTYATIVKKYFDFDIY
- a CDS encoding ABC transporter substrate-binding protein; protein product: MLKSVLLAGLASVFLALPVQAKEWKEIRIASEGAYPPFNYMSPDGKLEGFDLDIANALCKAMEAKCTIVANDWDGMIPGLQANKFDAVIASMAITEEREKQVAFTERYYTTPLAVVVPKDTDMTSLDPSAFDGKTVGAQAGTTQGNYADDVYGKAGADVKLYPTADEANADLESGRLDAIAADKFLAADWLKKQGANCCKFLGDIPGSETKIAVALRKGDDDLREQFNAAIKKIRDDGTYETIRKKYFDFDIY
- a CDS encoding saccharopine dehydrogenase family protein, coding for MKEIVVVGAGKIGATIADLLASTGEYAVTVVDRSQAQLDALESGAEVKTQALDIEDAKALETALTGKFAVLSAAPFHLTTRIAEAAAKAGVHYLDLTEDVASTRRVKELAKEAKTAFIPQCGLAPGFISIVAYDLAKRFDKLDSVRMRVGALPQYPSNALNYNLTWSTDGVINEYIEPCEAIVNGELSEVPALEEREEFSLDGVTYEAFNTSGGLGTLCETLEGKVRTLNYRTIRYPGHVALMKALLNDLGLRHRREVLKDIFENALPTTLQDVVVIFVTVSGTKNGRLVQETYANKVYAAPVGKIIRSGIQITTASAICAVLDMLAKGDLPQQGFIRQEDITLEAFLSNRFGKAYAQEDHCARMVA